One window of Triticum dicoccoides isolate Atlit2015 ecotype Zavitan chromosome 5A, WEW_v2.0, whole genome shotgun sequence genomic DNA carries:
- the LOC119304096 gene encoding noroxomaritidine synthase 3-like: MDSLYWFVELLSVLCFVVFYYRHLQSKKISKAEPTEWPILGHLLGMVANLSHFHDWATGILAGTRYNFQARAGITGVRFFVTCDPANVRHIFTSNFTNYPKGDEFAEIFDVFGDGIFNADGESWRRQRAKSQLIMAGPRFRAFSARYSRDKVERSLLPFLAHAAEAGSTPCDLHDVFLRLTFDMTCNLVFGVDPGCLQIGLPVVPFARAMDDVLETLFLRHIISPACWKLMYRYEVGTERKMAAARRTIDRFAADTITKRRVDHKLRPNEGVTDSSDMLSSFICNGDASEYSDEFLRDTTVNLLLAGRDTTGAALSWFFYLLSKNPSVEQRILDELAPIASRKKKLDGMVVFDVSELSGMVYLHAALCECLRLYPSVPFEHKAAVADDVLPSGHEMKAGDKILIFSYCMARMEGVWGKDCMEFRPERWVTADGKLRYEPSYKFISFNAGPRTCLGKEMAFVQMKTAAAAVLWNFAVEAVPGHVVEPKLSIILHMKNGLAVTVKRRNVAGVHG, translated from the coding sequence ATGGATTCTCTCTACTGGTTCGTGGAGCTCCTCTCCGTCCTTTGCTTCGTCGTCTTCTACTACCGCCATCTCCAGTCCAAGAAAATAAGCAAGGCAGAGCCGACGGAATGGCCAATCCTGGGCCATCTTTTGGGAATGGTCGCCAACCTGTCCCACTTCCATGACTGGGCCACCGGCATCCTGGCCGGCACGCGCTACAACTTCCAAGCTCGCGCCGGGATCACCGGCGTCCGCTTCTTCGTCACCTGCGACCCCGCCAACGTGCGCCACATCTTCACCTCCAACTTCACCAACTACCCCAAGGGCGATGAGTTCGCCGAGATCTTCGACGTcttcggcgacggcatcttcaacgCCGACGGCGAGTCCTGGCGCCGCCAGCGCGCCAAGTCCCAGCTGATCATGGCCGGCCCTCGCTTCCGCGCCTTCTCGGCGCGGTACAGCCGCGACAAGGTGGAGAGGAGCCTCCTGCCTTTCCTCGCCCACGCCGCCGAGGCCGGGTCGACCCCCTGCGACCTGCACGACGTCTTCCTGCGCCTGACGTTCGACATGACCTGCAACCTCGTCTTCGGCGTCGACCCCGGGTGCCTGCAGATCGGCCTCCCCGTGGTGCCCTTCGCGCGCGCCATGGACGACGTGCTCGAGACGCTCTTCCTCCGCCACATCATCTCGCCCGCGTGCTGGAAGCTCATGTACCGCTATGAGGTCGGCACCGAGAGGAAGATGGCCGCGGCTCGTAGGACCATCGACCGCTTCGCCGCGGACACCATCACCAAACGCAGGGTCGACCATAAGCTCCGACCAAACGAGGGCGTCACCGACTCGTCTGACATGCTCTCGTCCTTCATCTGCAACGGCGACGCGAGCGAGTACAGCGACGAGTTCCTGCGCGACACCACGGTGAACCTCCTGCTCGCCGGCCGGGACACCACCGGCGCGGCGCTATCCTGGTTCTTCTACCTTCTCTCCAAGAACCCGAGCGTCGAGCAGAGGATCCTGGACGAGCTGGCGCCCATCGCTTCCCGGAAGAAGAAGCTGGACGGCATGGTGGTGTTCGACGTGAGCGAGCTGAGCGGCATGGTGTACCTGCACGCGGCGCTGTGCGAGTGCCTGAGGCTGTACCCGTCCGTGCCTTTCGagcacaaggcggcggtggccgacGACGTGCTCCCCAGCGGGCACGAGATGAAGGCCGGGGACAAGATACTCATCTTCTCCTACTGCATGGCGAGGATGGAGGGCGTGTGGGGCAAGGACTGCATGGAGTTCAGACCGGAGAGGTGGGTCACCGCCGACGGGAAGCTGAGGTACGAGCCGTCCTACAAGTTCATCTCCTTCAACGCCGGGCCAAGGACCTGCCTCGGCAAGGAGATGGCGTTCGTGCAGATGAAGACCGCCGCGGCCGCCGTGCTGTGGAACTTCGCAGTCGAGGCCGTGCCGGGACACGTTGTCGAGCCGAAGCTGTCCATCATTCTCCACATGAAGAACGGGCTCGCCGTCACAGTCAAGAGGAGGAACGTCGCGGGCGTGCATGGCTAG